CCTGCAGACTGCGGAGCTGTGTTTAAATGTCACTGCACGCTGTGGGTTGGAATTCCTGCAGACTGCGGAGCTGTGTTTAAATGTCACTGCACGCTGTGGGTTGGAATTCCTGCAGACTGCGGAGCTGTGTTTAAATGTCACTGCAAACTGTGCGTTGGAATTCCTGCAGACTGCGGAGCTGTGTTTAAATGTCACTGCACGCTGTGGGTTGGAATTCCTGCAGACTGCGGAGCTGTGTTTGAATGTCACTGCACACTGTGGGTTGGAATTCCTGCAGACTGCGGAGCTGTGTTTGAATGTCACTGCACACTGTGCGTTGGAATTCCTGCAGACTGCGGAGCTGTGTTTAAATGTCACTGCACACTGTGGGTTGGAATTCCTGCAGACTGCGGAGCTGTGTTTGAATGTCACTGCACACTGTGGGTTGGAATTCCTGAAGACTGCGGAGCTGTGTTTAAATGTCACTGCTCCTCAAGCGGAAACATTCTctttacgtctactttgtcaatccccttaatcatcttgtatacctcaattagatctcctctcattcttctaaacttgggagagtaaaggcctaaactgcttaatctctcttcataagacaaacccctcatctggaatcaatctagtgagcctcctctgaactgcctccaatgcaactacatccctcctcaagtaaggggaccagaactgtgtgcaatactccaggtgtggtctcactaatgccttgtacgtttgcagcaacacttccctacttttatactctattcctttagcaataaatgccaaaattccatttgccttgcttattacctgctgtacctgcaaactagttttcagcgaattatgcacgaggacacccagatccctctgcaccaaagcactctgaagtttctctccatttagataatttgcctttctattctaccaaccaaaatggataacctcacacttatgcacgttaaaatccatcagccaaattttggcccatttatctaatctatccatctatccattcgtacatttcttatttctttattgcaacttactatcccacctattttagtgtcatctgcaaatttggctttcgtaccttctatccctgcatccaagtcattaatatagattgtaaatagttggagcccgaggaccaaaccctgtggcaccccactagttacatcttgccaaccagaaaatgacccatttatcccgactctgttttctgttggttagccaatcctctatccaagctaataaattgcccctaaccccacgtgatcttaccttgtgtattaaccttttgtgcagcaccttatcaaatgccttctggaagtccagataaactacatctacaggatccccattatccactttgcttgttacagctttgaggAACTCTAGCaacttagtcaaacacgatttacccttcataaaaccatgctgactctgatggattacgttttctaaatgtcctgttattacttccttaataatggaatctaacaatttcccaacgacatgtTAAACTAACTGCTCTATCGttttctactttctgcctccctccctttttgaataaggttgTTATAtttgcttttttccaatccactggaacctttcccgcatccagggaattttggaatattataaccaatggatccactatctctgctgccacttcctttatgaccctgggatgtaggccatcaggccctgggaattgtctgtcttcaatcccaataatttgctcagtactttttccctagtgatgatgattgttccaagttcctccTTTTCTAtatcctctgcatttcctgttactattgggatggtactagtgtcctccaccgtgaaaactgagacaaaatactccgccatttctgtgttcccctctgttaactccccagtctcatcttctaatGGACCAACATTcgctttaactactctcttcccttttatatacttgcaGAAGCTTTTgcgatccatttttatattttgtgttGGTtgactttcataatttacctttgctctttttattacttttttggtaaccctttgttgatctttaaaactttccaaatcttccagcctgccactggcctttgcaatatggtatgccgtagtttttgtctttatgttatccttaacttccttacttagccatggatgttttttccccctcttacaatctttcttcctctctggaatatattttagttgggaggaattgaatatctccttaaacattgcAGTAGGACGGCACCAACCCCCAGATCACTAGCATCAATCGCTAATTTAAAGGGTTCagcgaaatttggagcagccaacactggttcattagttaggattgttctcagcttttcaaaagctgcctggcgttCATCTAAccataccactttgtttttctttttttgtagcaaataggTTAACGGAGCAGCCACAGTACGAACGTTTCGTGCAAATTTCCAGTAAAACCCACACGTCCTTAAAACTCATTATTTtccgtttagatttagggatagggaactccattaaggcttgtaccATTGCCATTCTTGGTAATACCTGACTTTGCTCCACCCTATGTCTGAAgtaagttactcttgcctttccaaattcactttttttccagatttatcactaagtccgcAACTTATAACTTTTTCAACAAAAGTTTTAattgatttgtgttcttgccaagTATCAATGCTTAGTGGTGCATCATCGAGATATACtacacaggagggcatgccaggagcagcaccaggcatatctcaaaatgaggtgtcaacctagtgaagctacaacacagaactacttgcatgccaaacagcacaaGCAGCGTGcagtagacagagcaaagtgatttcacaaccaacggatcagatctaagctctgcagtcctgccacatccagctgtgaatggtggtggacaattaaacacctaactggaggagctggctccacaaatatccccatccttaatgatgggggagcccagcacatcagtgcaaaagataaggctgaagcatctgcaacaatcctcagccacaagtgccgagttgatgatccatcatggCCTCGTCCTgatgtccacagcatcacagatgctagtcatcagccaattcgattcactctgcatgatatcaagaaacggctgaaggcactggatactgcaaaggatatcggccctgacaacattctggcaatagtactgaatttTTTTGCTCCAGAATGTACCGCACCCCTAggcaaggtgttccagtacagccacaacactggcatctatccggcaatgtggaaaattgcgtaAGTATGACCTGTACACACACAGCAGGCCAAATCCAACCtgtccaattactgtcccatcagtctactctcgatcatcagtaaagtgatgaaaggtgtcgtcaacagtgccatcaagcggcacttgcttagcaataacctgctcagtgacgctcagtttgggttcagtcaGGGCCACTcaactgctgacctcattacagccttggttcaaacatgggcaaaagactgaactcgtgaggtgagagtgactgcctttgacatcaaggcagcatttgactgagtatggcatcaaggagccctagcaaaactagattcaatgggaatcaggggaaaactctctgctgattggagtcatatctagcgcaaaggaagatggttgtggttgttggaggtcaatcatctcagctccaggacatcagtgcaggagttcctcagggtggtgtccaaggcccaaccatcttcagctgcttcatcaatgaccttccttcaatcataaagtcagaagtggggatgttcgctgatgattgcacaatgttcagcaccattcacaactcctcagagactgaagcagtccgtgtagaaatgcagcaagacttggacaatatccaggcttgggctgataagtggcaagtaacattcgcaccacacaagtgccaggtaatgatacCTCAAATGAGAGATTCtaacaactccccttgacattcaatggcattactgaatcccccactatcaacagattgcaggttaccattgaccaaaaactgaactgggttagccatataaatagcgtggctacattaacaggtcagaggcaaggaatcctgcggcgagtaacccgtCTCCTgatttcccaatgcctgtccactatctagaaggcacaagtcaggagtgtgatggaacactctccacttgcctggatgggtgcagctccaacaacactcaagaagctcgacatcatccaggacaaagcagcccgcttgattggcaccccatccacaaacagtcactccctccaccactgacctacagtggcagcagtgtctaccatctaccagccactcgccaaggctccttagacagcaccttccaaacccgcgacctctaccacctagaaggacaagggcagcagatgcatgggaacaccaccacctgcaagttcgcctccaagccataaactgtcctcacttggaactatatcaccgttccttcactgtcgctgggtctatctacccaacatggactgcagtggttcaagaaggcaactcaccaccaccttctcaagggtagttagagatgggcaataaatgctgtcctggccagcaatCCCCACAACCAATGAGCTGTGGTTAGgacgaagtcaggtgatgttacagaggtggaaataggagtCTTGCTGATGGccgggatatgtggttggaagctcatcttggggtcagatatgacaGCAAAGTTGTGAACTGTCTGTTTCATTCtcacacagttgccagggagaaggatgcagctggtagctagggaacggaatttgtagcggggaccaaagagaatggcttcagacttcccaatatttaaatggaggaaatgcctgttcatccagtactggatgtcaggcaagttaggatggtctgtgacttggaggagaactttgagatgatggtgttcacatacacctgttgCCCTGGCCCTTCTAGGGAGTGGAGGTTGAGGGTTTTGGAGGTTGTGTCAAAGTTCTAGTCGAATTGTAGATATATGAAATCCTCCTTTGCCCCTGCctctccccggtctctctctctctctccttgcatagAGACCAGACTCTTGTGTAGGCCCAGACTGGGTGACTATTTCctctccctgaaggacattagtgaatcagttgggtttttatgacaactcAGTAGCTTTCATGGTCACGTTTTCCTAGCGTCagccccacaaattaccagattcattcagttcaatttcacaacctgcctttgtgtttctgtgggatccctcactccctttttcctgttTTAAATCAGTttcacagggtattagaagggaaAGATTTTCAATCGAAAAACTCAAACATCACTTCAGGATCTGGCAGAGTCGCCCAATTTATCATAATCTGAATATCATCGGATTTTGAACATGAAAGGGAAAAGCACCGTTCACAGTGGGGTGAAACAGTatctgtgttctgtgtgtggacgaggcttcagtcGATCATCTGGCCTGTCAGAACACAAACGCAGTCACACCGGGGAGAaactgtggaaatgtggggactgtgggaagggattcagttacccATGTGAGTTGGAAACTCATCAGCGCagacacactggggagaggccgttcacctgctcagtgtgtgggaaaggattcatcaACTCATTTAACCtgttgacacaccagcgaattcacactgggtcgAGGCCAATCtatctgctctgagtgtgggaagggattcactcagtcatccaacctgctgacacaccagcgagttcacacttccAAGAGACATTTTAAATGCCCAAACTGCGGGAAGTGCTATAAAAGTTCCGTGAACTGCAGttccatcaacttgttcacactgatgaaagaccgttcaggtgctctcactgcgggacagGGTTCAGACGTTCATCtgaactcactgtacaccagcgcactcacactggggagaggccgttcacctgctcctagTGTGGGAAGGGATATGTTCATTCATCCACCCtgatgaaacaccagcgagttcacaaatcACTACAGTGATTAGATTCTCCTGTTAAtaccatccaggactgaaccatgttcgttagggtttgtttctgctgatgtgaaTAAACTCCAGCCAAGTTACAGTggttaatattctggataaaactCCAATAAATCAGTTTAGTGTTAAACAAACAGTGTGTCGAGTCTCTTTAATATCTCTAACACAAGTTAGTTTCTTTTGAAgtgctctccctctcccctgtctcctccatcctcaACTCCAACaagaagtgtgaggagctcatggacttctttgtcactaagattgagaccatccaatcagctgcttccctcctTTCCACTAGTCCACTGGGCCAAACTGCCTCTAAAACTCCTCCTTTTCTGAGCCCTGAACCcagatctttctctagtttctctcccatctcccctcttgccctctgtaagctcaccttgtccatgagacccacctcctgctccttcgaccctattctcactaaactgctgaaCACACAACTTCCCCATGTCAGCTGATATTTTGAATGGGTCTCTGTCCtcaggtgttgtctctctctccTACAAATCTGCTGCCCACGCCCCCCTCCTCAAATAAGACAACCCTTGACCCCCtcaccaacctccctttcctctccaaagtccttgaatgttttGTCatttcccaaatccgtgcccatctttcccagaactccatgtttgaatccctccaatcagatttccacccctaccataatttttttttaattcattcatgggatgtgggtgtcgctggctaggccagcatttattgcccatccctaattgccctggagaaggtggtggtgagctcccttcttgaaccgctgcagttcatgtgaggtaggtacactcacagtgctgttaggaagggacttccaggattttgaccctgcgacagtgaaggaacggcgatatagttccaagtcaggatggtgtgtgtcttggaggggagcttgcaggtggtggtgttcccatgcatttgctgcccttgtccttctagttggtagaggtcatgggtttggaaggtgctttaaggagctttggtgcattgttgcagtgcatcttgtagatggtacacactgctgctgctgtgcgttggtggtggagggagtgaatggcagccCATCtacactcaagcgggctgctttatcctggatggtgtcgagcttcttgagtgttgttggagctgcacccatccaggccagtggagagtattccatcacactcctgacttgtgccttgtagatggtggacaggctttgaggagtcagggggtgagttgttcgccacaggattcctgcctctgacctgctcttgtagccacagtatctatatggctactccaattcagtttctggtcaatggtagcccctaggatgttgatagtgggggattcagtgatggtaatgccattgaatgtcaaggggagatggttagattctctcttgttggagatggtcattgcccggcacttttgtggcgcgaatgttacttgccacttatcagcccaagcctgaatattgtccatgtcttgctgcatttctacatggactgcttcagtatctcaggaatcacgattggtgctgaacattgtgcaatcatcagcgaacatccccacttctgaccgtatgattaaaggaaggtaattgatgaagcagctgaagatggttgggcctgggacactaccctgaggaactcctgcagtgatgtcctggagctgagatgattgacctccaacaaccacaaccatcttcatttgtgctaggtatgactccagccagcagagggttttccccctgattcccattgacctcagttttgctagggctccttgatgccatatctgtcaaatgctgccttgatgtcaataccAAAACAGCTCctaacaaagtcacaaatgacctcctatgtgactgtgacgcaggtgaactatccctcctcatccttctcgacctgactGCAGacattgacatggttgaccacaccatcctcctccaacgcctctccactgtcatcaagCTGGGTGAGACTCCACTCTCCTggatccattcttatctatctcattgtagccagagtatcaatAACTGTGGCTTCTCTTCCCAGTCATGCAGTTACCTCTGgtgacccccaaggatctattcttggcctcgACAACATTATGTAAAATTACagtatcagtttccacatgtacgctgacagtcCTACCTCACTATCACCTCTCCCGCCTCCTCCAcctttgctaaattatcagattgcttgtctgTTATCCAGTACTATACAAGTGGAAATTTTCTcccattaaatattaggaagatggCACCCTTTGTTTTtgctccctagctactgactccattcatctccctggcagcagtctgagactgaaccagaattttaacaccttgatgtcatatttgaccccgagatgagcttccggccacatattgtgccatcactaagaccagctatttccacctccgtaacatcgctcgactcaacccctgcctcagctcatctgctgctgaatctgtCATCCATACCTTTGATAACTCTAGACTCGATTATTCCActtggagtgtctcctgacaacgcaaagcatgtgcagagcgatcgcTGTCCTCATCAGTGCGTCTGaatatttgccagcttgccagtctgAATCTGCACACGCGTCACCACACAATGATGTCAAACCGCCATCCCCGCCTCAATCCCTGCTTTTTGACTGCTCGGAGTTCGCTCCCTGCCTCACTGCTTCAGCCGCTTTCTGCCCTCGGACGTTCGCTCCCCGCATCAGTCCTCGGCCGCTCGCTGCACCCTCAGCTGCTCGCTTCCCGCCTCCATCCTCACCCTCTCCACTCCTCTGTTCTGCACGGCGGGGAGTGAGaggccgagggggggggggggcaagcagCTATGGCGGGAGGGAGTGGGATACAATTGGGGGtaggatggaggtggcgatcgcaaCCATTGAGGCAGTTGGGGTTTAATTcgctttttgtgtcaaattgacagTGCCACCTTTATtgctaaaattaaagcaaaatagtgtagatgctggaaatctgaaattaaaacagaaaatgctggaaatgctcagcaggtctggcagcatctgaacagatgaaaggtcatagacctgaaacattaacactgcttctctctccccaaatgctgccagacctgctcagtacttccagcactttctgtttttattccatctttattactggcagctgcctgagacgtggcAGACACTGacgtttcagtcagcaccatctttattactggcaggtgCTGAGATGGGGCAGACACTGACGTTTCAgtccatgaggctgcatttgcacatgtgccattaCAGCAAATGCATCCTATTCCAATACTGACCCGTCTCCCACAATCTACCCtcagtaaacctgaggtcatcaaaACTCTGCGGCTCATGTCCtaaaccaaatcccattcaccaatcacccctgtgctcgctgacctacattggctccctgtgaagcaacacctcgattttaaaattctcatccttattttcaacccCAGCatagcctcatccctccctatgtctgtaatcaccTCCTGCTCTACAACCCTCTTATAATTCTGCCTTCGTATGCATCGCCTATTTTGTTTACTCTGCCATTGGCgtctgtgctttcagctgcttagTCCCtatgctgtggaattccctccctaaacccctctgcctctgtccctctctcctttaaaatgctccttcaaatttacctctttgaccaaacttttggccatctgctctaatttctccttatgtggctcaatgtcaaattttgtttgatagtctCCTTGGGCTGTTTTACCACATTAAAAACATTatgtaaaggcaagttgttgttggatgTGATTAATAATAGTTGTAGCAGCAGAATCCAATGCCTGCAGTTACCTGTGAGCTTGCTGGTGTTTTTACAGGttggatgagtgagtgaatcccttcacACATGCACGGTAAATAGCCTCTCCCCTGTATTTGAAGATGGGATAATGCAGTGTATCTCTTCCCACattcaggtgaacagcctctcccctaTGTGATCTTATTGGTGTGTTACCAGTTCCTGTTagattttaaagctcttctcacaatcAGAACATTGAAAAGATCTGttatcagtgtgaacacgttggtgTGTCAGAGAGTTGGATGAAGTACTGACTTCCTTCCCACATACAGATCAAGTGattggcttctccccagtgtgaacagcCTGGTGTGTCAGAAGGACACCTGACAGAGTGAAAATTTCCTAGGTATGTCTAGTTCACAAAAAggtaagacaaatccaatccagccaattaccaccctatcactctactcttgatcatcagtaaagtgatggaaggcgtcatcaacagtgctattaaacagcacttactcagcatttacctgctcaccgatgctccgtttgggttctgtcagggtcactcagctccagacgtcaaaacatggacaaaagaactgaattccagaggtgaggtgagagtgactgtccttgatatcaagacagcattgacaatgtggcatcaaggagcccgagtaaaattgaagtcaatgggaatcgggcggggggttggggggaacTACTTGGACTCATATCTAGCACaaaaaaagatggttgtggttgttggaggtcaattatctcagacccaggacattgctacaggagttcctcagagtagtgtccttggcctaaccatcttcagctgtttcatcaatgaccttccatcataaggtcagaagtggggatgttcgctgatgattgtgtgcAATGTTGAGCATCATTCGCGAcaactcagctactgaagcaggccgtgtagaaatacagcaagacctggacaatatccagacttggtctgataagtggcaggtaacattcgtgccacacaagtgccaggcaatgaccatcaccaacaagagagaatctaaccatctccccttgacattcaatggcattaccattgctgaatctcccactatcaacatcctgggggttaccagtgaccagaaactgaactggagtagccatataaatggcctggctacaagagctggtcatgggcgaggaatcctgaggcgagtaactcaactcctgactccccaaagcctgtccaccatctacaaggcacaaggcaggagtgtggtgaaatgctctccacttgcctggatggatgcagctccaacaacactcaagactgaAAGAAACTTAACAGTAAACTGTCGTCAAATGCAAACTTGATTAGCTTTTATAAAGAGATTAACACTTAAAATTGCCACACACTGTCTCCAGCTGCTCCCTTACTGCCTGTTTACAGTAATTATCAACCAGGTTTTCTCGCACCCATTGCCTCCCCCTCAGAGGCTGTGATATTAAAATCTCCGTGTTTGAGTGTTTTGGGTGGCCCCAGTCAGAGTGGTGTCCTCCCCAGGAGAGAGGCCAGCCCGCGAGCCTGCCGGCTGCCGCCTCCCACTCGAGCTCCTGGCCGCTCACCTGGAGCTCGATGACCCACCTGTGCCGGCGCGCGGCATTACCAAGCCCCGCCCCCGCAGCCATGGCAACGCCGGTGACCGTTAAACCGTTACCCGCCCAAACTACTCGATGCAAAAAAAATCCCCCGACAATCGActatctggagcatgcgcagtgtcattTTGATCGGAGTGTTGGAGATGTTGTTTCAGCGGGTGAGAGTCAGACTCAGGCGCCTCAGGaggcgggaggagattgtgggcgcaGGGGAGGATTTGGAGCCTGAAGTGGGCTGGAAAGCTTCATAAACACCCGGGGGTAGGTCTGAGGCCCCGGGTTTACCCCGCGGTGACAGACCCGGGGGAGCGGGGTCACTGGCCGCCATCCTGTACAAGTCTTGGTGAGGGTCAGTGATGGATTCAGTAAACTGAGAGATTACAGcgattgggaaagattgaacagggtgGAGCTTTTTTATTCCGAAAACAGAAGACTTAGCGGTGACATGAAAGAGCTCTTTAAAATTATCAATGGGTTGGACAgactagatgtggagagaatgtttccacttgtgagtgaATCCAAATCCAGGGGCCATGAATACAGTTACTGATAattccaatagggaaataaggacagatttctttactcagagagtgggtagaatgtggaagtggttgaggcaaataagtTGAGATGCTTTCAGAAGGAAACTGGATGaaaacatgagagaaaagggaatagaaatgagagtaaactagtcggcaatataaaaacagattgta
This genomic window from Heterodontus francisci isolate sHetFra1 chromosome 34, sHetFra1.hap1, whole genome shotgun sequence contains:
- the LOC137348597 gene encoding zinc finger protein 664-like, with the protein product MKGKSTVHSGVKQYLCSVCGRGFSRSSGLSEHKRSHTGEKLWKCGDCGKGFSYPCELETHQRRHTGERPFTCSVCGKGFINSFNLLTHQRIHTGPFRCSHCGTGFRRSSELTVHQRTHTGERPFTCS